CGCAGGAAGATTGACGAAGCCTACGTGCCCAACGACCACCCCATCGTCATGGCGTCCGTCGACGAGGACGGCAGGCCCGTGCTCTCCTTCCGGGGCAGCACCCACGTGCACAGCGACACGCAGATCGCCGTCTGGGCGCGTCGCTCCGAGGGCAACACGGCCCGCGCCCTCGCGAAGAACCCCCACGTGGCCCTGATCTTCCGCGAGCCCAACCCCGCCGGCGGCCGCTCCGCCGCCGTCATCACCATGCGCGGCCGCGCCCGCGTCGTCACCGACGAGGCCGTCCGGCGCAAGGTGTACGGGTCGATGCCGGAAGTCGAACGGACCGCCGACCCGGACTGCACCGGCGTCGCCATCATCATCGACCTCGACAGCGTCACAGGCTTCATCCCCGGCTACCGCCTCCAGATGACCCGCTGACCCGGCGCCGGCGCTCCGAGTCTCATGCACTCCGCACCCTGGACTCTGCACCTGATAGGAGGCCGCCCATGAGGCCCGTCGAGTTCTGGAGCGAAGGCACCCTGCTCCGCGGTGACATCTTTGAACCGCCGGGCCTCGCCGCGGACGGACGCCGTCCCGGCATCGTGCTCTGCCACGGCTGGGGCGGCACCAAGCAGCACCTGCACAGCATCGGCCTGCCGCAGCGTCTCGCCGAAGCCGGCTTCGTCGTGC
This region of Dehalococcoidia bacterium genomic DNA includes:
- a CDS encoding pyridoxamine 5'-phosphate oxidase family protein, which produces MTVPQFELLTELKLIDPIRRKIDEAYVPNDHPIVMASVDEDGRPVLSFRGSTHVHSDTQIAVWARRSEGNTARALAKNPHVALIFREPNPAGGRSAAVITMRGRARVVTDEAVRRKVYGSMPEVERTADPDCTGVAIIIDLDSVTGFIPGYRLQMTR